The proteins below are encoded in one region of Bremerella sp. P1:
- a CDS encoding YheT family hydrolase, with protein MLARSPYVLTSVRPFKPHPLLRNSHAQTILGAYWFGHNLPYTARQHLVLFEDGDQIVLHDDCPKSWKPGDRTVLLIHGLGGCHSSGYLVRIAHKLNSLGIRSFRVDLRGCGAGHHLAKRPFHAGCSDDIAHCVETISALCLGSPLTLCGFSMGANIVLKLSGEMGSGRIGGVDSVMAVAPPIDLAYCCRNMNRGFNRVYDWDFSRRLVNLVEGRLAKDENFYDGFRFTEKPGRIIEFDSIFTAPQCGFESAEDYYAKASSAPVLKNIKIPGLILTADDDSVIPVEIFDKHPRSGSVELEVTRGGGHLGFITSKSIVPDRRWMDHRVVQWIASLDSRKATS; from the coding sequence ATGTTGGCCCGATCTCCTTATGTTCTGACCTCGGTGAGGCCTTTTAAGCCTCATCCATTGCTGAGGAATTCCCACGCGCAGACGATCCTCGGCGCTTACTGGTTTGGTCACAACCTTCCGTACACCGCCCGGCAGCATTTGGTTCTTTTCGAAGACGGCGACCAAATTGTCCTGCACGACGACTGCCCGAAAAGTTGGAAACCGGGCGATCGTACCGTTCTGCTGATTCACGGACTGGGTGGTTGTCATAGCAGCGGCTACCTCGTGCGAATTGCGCACAAGCTGAATTCGCTCGGCATTCGCTCGTTCCGCGTCGACCTGCGAGGTTGCGGAGCAGGGCATCACTTGGCCAAACGTCCCTTCCATGCCGGATGCAGTGACGACATCGCCCACTGCGTAGAAACGATCAGCGCCCTGTGTCTCGGTTCGCCGCTGACCTTGTGTGGCTTCAGCATGGGAGCCAACATCGTCCTGAAGCTATCCGGCGAGATGGGTAGCGGACGCATTGGCGGCGTCGACAGCGTGATGGCGGTCGCACCACCGATCGACTTGGCTTACTGCTGCCGGAATATGAACCGAGGTTTTAATCGCGTCTACGATTGGGACTTCTCGCGGCGTCTGGTGAACCTGGTTGAAGGTCGTCTGGCAAAGGACGAAAACTTCTACGATGGTTTTCGCTTCACCGAGAAGCCGGGCCGTATCATCGAGTTTGACTCGATCTTCACCGCACCCCAATGTGGCTTTGAGTCGGCGGAAGATTACTACGCCAAGGCAAGTTCGGCCCCAGTACTCAAGAACATCAAGATCCCCGGGCTCATTCTCACCGCCGATGACGACAGCGTCATCCCGGTCGAGATCTTCGACAAGCATCCGCGGTCGGGTAGTGTCGAATTAGAAGTCACCCGCGGCGGTGGCCACTTGGGTTTCATTACCTCCAAGAGCATCGTGCCTGATCGCCGCTGGATGGACCACCGCGTTGTGCAGTGGATCGCCAGCCTCGACTCGCGCAAGGCCACTTCTTAA
- a CDS encoding arylsulfatase, with protein MSLHPFYRMLSLLTIVLLGLSNPVLADDSPPNILVLWGDDIGWQNVSAYGMGTMGYTTPNIDRIAKEGLRFTDHYAQPSCTAGRAAFITGQYPIRSGMTTVGRPGDVLGLQAASPCLAEVLKEAGYATGHFGKNHLGDRNEHLPTVHGFDEFYGNLYHLNTQEEAEQRDYQRFGKEYSGSLEEYEKKFGTRGVIHSFSTEEDDETVDPRFGKVGKQTIEDTGPLTQERMKNFDAGEVIPKATAFMEKAKKADKPFFVWLNTSRMHLYTRLNDEWRYAAEKYTSEADIHGSGMLQHDHDVGLVLDFLEEAGLSDNTIVWYSTDNGPEHSSWPHGATTPFRGEKMTTYEGGVRVISMLRWPGVVEAGKTLNGIQAHQDMFTSLAAAAGVEDVHEKLLQEKKQYIDGVNNIPYWTGESEKSARDLIFHYYESKLTAVRMGPWKFHFSTKEDYYANVIPRTVPLVFNIRMDPFESFDNKDAYGHLMQKVSWLLAPMGEQMNHHLETLAKYPPVQGGQSFDMSNVIQEFIDKAQQ; from the coding sequence ATGAGTCTCCACCCGTTCTATCGCATGCTAAGTCTGTTAACGATCGTTTTATTAGGTCTATCTAATCCTGTGCTGGCAGATGACTCGCCGCCGAATATCCTTGTCCTTTGGGGAGATGACATCGGTTGGCAAAACGTCAGCGCCTATGGCATGGGGACAATGGGCTACACCACGCCCAACATCGACCGCATTGCCAAGGAAGGTCTACGCTTTACTGATCACTATGCCCAGCCAAGTTGCACGGCGGGTCGAGCGGCATTTATCACCGGACAGTACCCCATTCGATCTGGAATGACGACCGTTGGCCGGCCAGGTGATGTCCTAGGGCTTCAGGCCGCATCCCCTTGTCTCGCTGAAGTTCTCAAAGAAGCGGGCTACGCGACCGGTCACTTTGGCAAGAATCACTTGGGCGATCGCAACGAACACCTACCGACTGTTCATGGATTCGACGAGTTTTACGGCAACCTCTATCACTTGAATACTCAGGAAGAAGCCGAGCAGCGGGACTATCAGCGATTCGGAAAGGAGTACTCCGGTAGCCTGGAAGAATACGAAAAGAAATTTGGCACGCGAGGTGTGATTCATTCGTTCTCCACAGAAGAAGATGATGAGACCGTCGATCCACGGTTCGGCAAAGTTGGCAAGCAAACCATCGAAGATACCGGCCCGCTAACTCAGGAACGCATGAAGAACTTCGACGCAGGCGAAGTCATCCCCAAAGCGACCGCATTCATGGAGAAGGCAAAGAAAGCGGACAAGCCTTTCTTTGTCTGGCTGAACACTTCCCGTATGCATTTGTACACCCGGTTGAATGACGAGTGGCGCTATGCTGCCGAGAAGTATACCTCGGAAGCCGATATCCACGGTAGCGGCATGCTTCAGCACGACCATGACGTCGGGCTTGTGCTCGACTTCCTGGAAGAAGCTGGGCTCAGTGATAACACGATTGTCTGGTATTCCACCGATAACGGTCCCGAGCATTCGTCTTGGCCACATGGAGCCACGACTCCTTTCCGCGGTGAAAAAATGACGACCTATGAAGGTGGCGTTCGCGTTATCTCCATGCTCCGCTGGCCTGGCGTTGTCGAAGCTGGCAAGACACTTAACGGTATCCAGGCACACCAGGATATGTTTACGAGCCTGGCCGCTGCCGCTGGCGTCGAGGATGTTCACGAGAAGCTGCTTCAGGAGAAGAAGCAGTACATCGATGGCGTGAATAACATTCCGTACTGGACCGGCGAATCCGAAAAGTCGGCACGAGACCTGATCTTCCACTACTACGAGAGCAAGCTTACGGCTGTCCGGATGGGCCCCTGGAAGTTCCACTTCTCAACCAAGGAAGACTACTACGCCAATGTCATTCCTCGCACTGTGCCTCTGGTCTTCAATATTCGCATGGACCCATTTGAATCGTTCGACAACAAGGATGCTTACGGTCATCTGATGCAAAAGGTCTCGTGGTTGCTGGCTCCGATGGGCGAACAGATGAACCATCATCTGGAAACGCTCGCCAAGTATCCGCCTGTTCAAGGAGGGCAGTCTTTCGACATGTCGAATGTGATCCAGGAATTCATCGACAAGGCTCAGCAGTAG
- a CDS encoding PQQ-binding-like beta-propeller repeat protein, with translation MSTIRLVLAVVLTSVVASSVVAQEWTRFRGPNGNGIAADVNFPSAPTEEDFKWKVELPGLGHSSPTIWGNRVFLMSADPDSGLRYVLCLDANTGEEVWKVAFPAAASHLHSKSSYASCSPAVDDVHIYVAWADDEHTQLVALDHDGGTSWRVDLGPWVSQHGFGTSPMIFEDKVIISLMQLGDERKLKDRPVGNSRLVAFDRKTGEKLWETKRDSDVAAYSVPCVYEMKDGKKVLIANSSAHGIAAHDPETGEQLWAEQVFNMRSVSSPVIAGDLILGSSGSGGGGNTVSAVDPNGGEPKLAWRLSRQASYVPTPVTYDDKVFVWYDKGIVSCLDAKTGKVLGQKRVGGNYYGSPIRVGNRLFCISEEGNLMVVSADENLEVLGDTSLGEGSESTPSVSDGVMYLRTYSHLYALGAK, from the coding sequence ATGTCGACAATTCGCCTAGTGCTCGCCGTTGTCTTGACGAGTGTCGTTGCATCTTCGGTGGTCGCCCAAGAGTGGACCCGTTTTCGCGGACCCAATGGAAATGGCATCGCGGCTGATGTGAACTTCCCGTCCGCACCGACTGAGGAAGATTTCAAGTGGAAGGTCGAACTGCCAGGTCTAGGGCACTCGTCTCCGACGATCTGGGGCAATCGTGTCTTTTTGATGAGTGCCGACCCTGATTCTGGGCTGCGGTATGTGTTGTGTCTCGACGCGAACACGGGCGAAGAAGTTTGGAAGGTTGCTTTTCCTGCTGCCGCCAGCCATCTGCACAGCAAGAGCAGCTACGCATCGTGCAGCCCTGCGGTAGACGATGTGCACATCTATGTTGCCTGGGCCGATGACGAACACACGCAGTTGGTCGCGTTGGATCACGACGGCGGCACGTCGTGGCGTGTCGACCTGGGGCCTTGGGTCAGCCAGCACGGCTTTGGGACTTCGCCGATGATCTTTGAAGACAAGGTGATCATCTCGCTGATGCAGTTGGGAGACGAACGCAAGCTGAAAGATCGTCCCGTTGGCAACAGCCGCCTGGTTGCGTTCGATCGGAAGACCGGTGAAAAGCTTTGGGAAACCAAACGCGACAGCGACGTTGCGGCCTACTCAGTTCCATGCGTGTATGAAATGAAAGATGGCAAGAAGGTTCTGATCGCCAACAGCAGTGCACACGGCATCGCCGCGCACGATCCAGAGACAGGCGAGCAGCTTTGGGCCGAACAGGTCTTCAATATGCGAAGTGTTTCGTCGCCCGTCATCGCAGGCGACTTGATTCTCGGTTCCAGCGGTTCAGGCGGCGGCGGTAACACCGTCAGCGCTGTCGATCCCAACGGTGGCGAGCCCAAACTGGCATGGCGACTTTCTCGTCAGGCCAGCTACGTGCCGACGCCGGTTACCTACGACGACAAAGTCTTCGTCTGGTACGACAAAGGCATTGTCAGCTGCCTGGATGCCAAGACCGGAAAAGTGCTTGGGCAGAAACGTGTTGGTGGCAACTACTATGGCTCACCTATTCGCGTTGGCAATCGCTTGTTCTGCATCTCGGAAGAAGGGAACCTGATGGTCGTCTCGGCCGATGAGAACCTGGAAGTTCTCGGTGATACCAGTCTGGGTGAAGGAAGTGAATCGACTCCTTCGGTTTCTGATGGTGTGATGTACCTGCGTACGTATTCGCACTTGTACGCACTTGGTGCGAAGTAG